From a region of the Sulfitobacter noctilucicola genome:
- a CDS encoding amidase, whose amino-acid sequence MELFENDALSLSSKINRGKLSAVELMDATLDRIDAVNDTVNAIVYLEDRDKLLAQAKAADASKQTGWLRGVPIAVKDLANVEGMPTTMGSPLFVDTIAPRDDLLVERMKAAGAIIIGKTNTPEFGLGSHTTNSVFGPTRNPYDQSKSAGGSSGGAATALAARMLSVADGSDMMGSLRNPAGWNNVYGMRPTWGAVPSEPTGDVFMHQLATSGPMARSPADLAALIDTMTSPDPRQPNSHFPGVATPMLALPVEKQRIAWLGDWGGAYPYEDGIAELSEAALKQMEDMGHHVEAVKAPFDAESLWESWITLRSFAVAGGAHPLYADPAKRAQLKATAQWEIERGISMTAMDLLTASMTRSDWFRRTLELFDNYDVLVLPSAQCWPFDVNLEYPTEIAGVTMDTYHRWMQVVVPASLIGLPVVNIPAGFGANGLPGGLQLIGPRSRGGRLLQLAHEWHTATDWPNKRPPDL is encoded by the coding sequence ATGGAGCTTTTTGAAAATGACGCGCTGTCGCTGTCGTCTAAGATCAATCGAGGCAAGTTGAGCGCTGTCGAGTTGATGGATGCGACTCTCGACAGGATTGATGCTGTAAACGATACAGTCAATGCAATTGTGTATCTGGAAGACCGCGACAAGCTGCTTGCGCAAGCGAAAGCGGCAGATGCGTCCAAGCAAACGGGCTGGCTTCGCGGCGTGCCGATTGCAGTCAAGGATCTCGCGAACGTTGAGGGAATGCCCACGACGATGGGATCTCCCCTGTTCGTAGACACGATAGCCCCCCGTGATGACCTGCTGGTTGAGCGTATGAAAGCAGCCGGCGCGATCATCATTGGCAAGACCAATACACCGGAATTCGGATTGGGCAGTCATACAACCAACTCTGTCTTCGGTCCCACGCGCAACCCTTACGATCAGTCCAAATCAGCGGGTGGATCATCGGGTGGTGCAGCGACCGCGCTTGCCGCACGTATGCTCAGCGTCGCTGATGGGTCTGATATGATGGGCAGTCTGCGTAATCCTGCGGGCTGGAATAATGTTTACGGCATGCGGCCCACATGGGGCGCTGTCCCGTCCGAGCCTACCGGTGACGTCTTTATGCACCAACTCGCGACATCCGGCCCGATGGCGCGGTCGCCGGCAGATCTGGCGGCATTGATAGACACCATGACAAGCCCTGATCCGCGACAGCCGAATAGCCATTTTCCGGGTGTGGCCACACCGATGTTGGCCCTTCCCGTTGAAAAGCAGCGCATCGCGTGGCTCGGAGACTGGGGTGGTGCTTATCCTTACGAAGACGGCATCGCAGAGCTAAGCGAGGCCGCGCTCAAGCAGATGGAGGATATGGGCCACCACGTCGAAGCGGTGAAGGCACCGTTTGATGCCGAAAGTCTCTGGGAAAGCTGGATAACTTTGCGCTCATTTGCCGTCGCTGGTGGCGCGCATCCGCTTTATGCAGACCCTGCAAAACGCGCGCAGCTGAAGGCGACCGCCCAATGGGAAATTGAACGCGGCATATCCATGACGGCGATGGACTTGCTGACCGCAAGCATGACCCGTTCCGACTGGTTCCGCCGCACGTTGGAGCTTTTCGACAATTATGATGTGCTCGTGTTGCCATCGGCCCAGTGCTGGCCATTTGATGTCAACCTGGAGTACCCTACCGAAATCGCCGGTGTCACGATGGATACCTATCACCGCTGGATGCAGGTTGTTGTTCCTGCCAGCTTGATCGGCCTGCCGGTCGTGAATATCCCTGCCGGGTTTGGCGCGAACGGATTGCCCGGAGGCTTACAGCTGATTGGTCCACGTTCGCGTGGCGGACGTCTGCTCCAGCTCGCGCACGAATGGCACACGGCGACCGATTGGCCGAACAAGCGTCCTCCTGATCTCTGA
- the prfB gene encoding peptide chain release factor 2, giving the protein MRAEAQNTADQITKSLELLGQRLDVETAGHRLEEFNARVEDPNLWDDADAAQKLMRDRQALVDAIATYEGIKQDLTDTVDLIELGEMEEDEEVIAEAEAALKALAETAAQKELEALLDGEADGNDTFLEINSGAGGTESCDWAQMLARMYVRWAEKKGYKVELQAESAGEEAGIKSATYKIAGHNAYGWLKSESGVHRLVRISPFDSAAKRHTSFTSVKVYPVVDDNIEIEVNPSDIRIDTYRSSGAGGQHVNTTDSAVRITHHPTGIVVTSSEKSQHQNRDIAMKALKSRLYQMELDKRSALVNEAHESAGDAGWGNQIRSYVLQPYQMVKDLRTNFETSDTKGVLDGDLDGLMGATLALAVSGKSRAEAQGS; this is encoded by the coding sequence ATGCGCGCAGAGGCACAGAATACCGCCGACCAGATTACAAAGTCCCTGGAATTGCTCGGGCAGCGGTTGGATGTTGAAACGGCCGGACACCGGCTTGAAGAATTCAATGCGCGCGTCGAAGACCCGAACCTGTGGGATGATGCGGATGCCGCGCAGAAACTGATGCGTGATCGTCAAGCGCTGGTTGATGCCATTGCGACTTATGAGGGGATCAAGCAGGACCTGACCGATACTGTCGATCTTATCGAATTGGGTGAGATGGAAGAAGACGAAGAAGTGATTGCCGAGGCTGAGGCAGCACTCAAGGCGCTGGCCGAGACTGCCGCTCAGAAAGAGCTGGAAGCGCTGCTTGATGGCGAAGCAGATGGCAACGATACCTTCCTTGAAATCAACTCTGGCGCAGGTGGCACGGAAAGCTGTGACTGGGCACAGATGTTGGCCCGTATGTACGTGCGGTGGGCTGAAAAGAAGGGCTACAAGGTTGAATTGCAGGCCGAGAGTGCAGGCGAAGAAGCGGGCATCAAATCCGCCACCTACAAGATCGCGGGTCACAACGCCTATGGCTGGCTCAAGTCCGAGAGCGGTGTACACCGTCTGGTGCGGATCAGCCCTTTCGATTCTGCGGCCAAGCGGCACACGTCGTTCACATCCGTCAAAGTTTATCCCGTTGTCGATGACAACATCGAGATCGAAGTGAACCCTTCTGACATCCGTATTGATACCTACCGGTCATCAGGCGCGGGCGGTCAGCACGTTAACACCACGGACTCTGCGGTACGCATCACCCACCATCCGACAGGCATCGTCGTGACCAGTTCCGAGAAATCACAGCACCAGAATCGCGACATCGCGATGAAGGCCTTGAAGAGCCGTCTTTATCAGATGGAGCTCGACAAACGTTCTGCCTTGGTGAACGAGGCGCATGAGAGTGCAGGGGACGCAGGTTGGGGCAACCAGATCCGTTCATATGTTCTGCAGCCCTACCAGATGGTCAAAGACCTGCGCACCAACTTTGAGACATCCGATACTAAAGGTGTGCTCGACGGTGATCTTGACGGTTTGATGGGGGCGACGCTTGCCCTTGCCGTCAGCGGCAAAAGTCGTGCTGAAGCGCAGGGGTCATAG
- a CDS encoding helix-turn-helix transcriptional regulator, producing the protein MKTATDFLLHHLSTTGAAHVSVQRHFELNHVTCCKKCRRLMRVSETVKVCKIAMIFAPKDCFLIIKITPKYYAHHTFYVPFPLSRFYWLLTFIFKVPCHGTCGFVSLQMRVCSYAASNLLLISVNYGVLSPLKMRKAFLANSVHEQRAHMAAANQSPAELRSMFGANLRLLSLPYSSISDLSRQLGINRTQYNRYLNGESFPRPDVLSRICTFFDVDARVLLEPVDQIASARNSNTSSYLKNYVYAGAEDVPTDIFPSGFYRFTRRSFTMEDVFISGLVYIFRKDSQTFLRGYETKKAMTLQDFPNSAEAREFRGAVMQQESGIVFIVSRKNAMTSSFNYISRVPSFENNFWVGYVTRTVPENQNGLRATRMVFEYVGKSTAVALRTARKSGFLSREELPTFHRRHLQPDLPFS; encoded by the coding sequence TTGAAGACCGCGACAGACTTTCTGCTGCACCACCTGAGCACAACTGGCGCGGCGCATGTTTCCGTCCAGCGTCACTTCGAACTCAACCATGTCACCTGCTGCAAAAAATGCAGGCGCCTGATGCGCGTCAGCGAAACCGTCAAAGTATGCAAGATCGCCATGATCTTCGCACCAAAAGACTGCTTTCTGATCATCAAGATCACTCCAAAGTACTACGCCCATCATACCTTTTACGTTCCTTTCCCGCTTTCGAGATTTTATTGGCTGTTAACCTTTATATTTAAGGTGCCGTGTCATGGCACGTGTGGGTTTGTGTCTCTGCAAATGCGGGTTTGCAGCTATGCGGCGTCAAACCTGTTGCTTATCAGCGTCAACTATGGTGTCCTAAGTCCACTAAAGATGCGAAAGGCTTTTTTGGCAAATAGCGTCCATGAGCAAAGGGCACATATGGCGGCAGCGAATCAATCTCCGGCGGAGCTGCGCAGCATGTTTGGCGCAAATCTCCGGCTGTTGTCGCTCCCCTACTCTTCTATCTCCGACCTGTCGCGCCAGCTAGGGATCAACCGGACGCAGTACAACCGTTATCTCAACGGCGAAAGCTTTCCTCGTCCTGATGTGCTTTCGCGTATTTGTACCTTCTTCGATGTTGACGCCCGTGTTCTGCTTGAGCCTGTGGACCAAATCGCGTCAGCCCGCAATTCCAACACGTCCTCATACCTGAAGAATTACGTGTATGCCGGCGCGGAAGATGTGCCGACCGATATATTCCCGAGCGGGTTCTACCGGTTCACCCGACGCAGTTTTACGATGGAAGATGTTTTTATCAGCGGGTTGGTCTACATATTCCGCAAGGATTCACAGACCTTCTTGCGCGGATATGAAACCAAAAAGGCGATGACCCTGCAGGATTTCCCGAATTCCGCTGAAGCCAGAGAGTTCCGTGGTGCCGTGATGCAGCAAGAGTCGGGTATCGTCTTTATCGTCTCGCGAAAGAACGCCATGACGTCCTCTTTCAACTATATCAGCCGCGTTCCTTCCTTTGAGAATAACTTCTGGGTCGGATACGTCACCCGTACCGTACCAGAGAACCAAAACGGTTTGCGCGCGACGCGCATGGTGTTCGAGTATGTGGGCAAAAGCACTGCGGTCGCGCTGCGGACCGCGCGCAAATCCGGCTTCCTCAGCCGCGAGGAACTGCCCACCTTTCATCGCCGCCATTTGCAACCTGATCTGCCGTTTTCCTGA
- a CDS encoding aromatic ring-hydroxylating oxygenase subunit alpha — protein MGYPTTDLSTVRRPIASANGLPNAHYIDPEVYAEERQAVLFDNWAGLGVGADVPEIGDAVPVTFLGMSLLMVRDKAGQVRVFQNICRHRGMILVDAARKIEGAIRCPYHSWCYSTDGRLVSTPHVGGPGQNTHEGIDRALLGLIEVRSYIWMDVVFINVSGTAPAFEDVNADLMARWSEFNQPLHHGGADSRFVLEVNCNWKLAVENYCESYHLPWVHPSLNTYSRLEDHYHIEAPDQFSGQGTLVYRQLRDEAGGVFPDFDALSDKWDTAAEYITAYPNVLLGVHRDHTFAIVLVPLGPDRTLEHIHLYYAASDTSPELRDRNTSQWKDVFSEDVFVVEGMQRGRHAVHFDGGRFSPAMDGPTHLFHDWVAGQLERHRTPAHAAE, from the coding sequence ATGGGATACCCGACGACTGATCTGAGCACCGTGCGCCGGCCTATTGCTTCTGCCAATGGCTTGCCCAACGCCCACTATATCGATCCGGAGGTCTACGCCGAAGAGCGTCAAGCCGTTCTCTTTGACAATTGGGCAGGTCTTGGCGTCGGTGCAGATGTCCCCGAGATCGGGGATGCGGTGCCCGTCACGTTTCTGGGAATGTCGCTGCTTATGGTGCGCGACAAAGCAGGTCAGGTCCGCGTCTTCCAGAACATATGCCGCCACCGCGGTATGATCCTTGTTGACGCCGCGAGGAAAATCGAAGGCGCGATCCGCTGCCCCTATCACAGCTGGTGCTACAGCACCGACGGACGTCTGGTCAGCACGCCGCACGTCGGAGGGCCTGGCCAGAACACGCATGAGGGGATCGACCGCGCACTGCTCGGCCTGATCGAAGTCCGCAGCTACATCTGGATGGATGTTGTCTTTATCAATGTCTCTGGCACCGCCCCTGCCTTCGAGGACGTAAATGCGGACCTGATGGCGCGCTGGTCGGAATTCAACCAGCCCTTGCACCATGGCGGTGCCGACAGCCGCTTTGTGCTTGAGGTTAACTGCAACTGGAAACTTGCGGTGGAAAACTATTGCGAAAGCTATCACCTGCCTTGGGTACACCCTAGCCTGAACACCTATTCACGGCTCGAGGACCACTACCATATCGAAGCACCGGATCAGTTCTCTGGTCAGGGCACATTGGTCTACCGGCAACTGCGCGACGAGGCCGGTGGGGTGTTTCCCGATTTCGACGCGCTCAGCGACAAATGGGATACAGCTGCGGAATACATCACCGCCTACCCCAACGTCCTGCTGGGTGTGCACCGCGATCATACCTTCGCGATTGTGCTGGTCCCTCTAGGACCGGACCGGACGCTTGAGCATATCCATCTTTATTATGCTGCTTCTGATACGTCACCGGAATTACGCGACAGAAACACCAGCCAGTGGAAGGACGTGTTTTCCGAAGATGTGTTTGTCGTAGAAGGAATGCAGCGGGGACGACACGCCGTTCATTTTGATGGAGGGCGTTTTTCGCCCGCGATGGATGGGCCTACCCATCTGTTCCATGACTGGGTCGCAGGTCAGCTGGAGCGACACCGCACACCGGCTCATGCTGCGGAATGA
- a CDS encoding N-acetylmuramoyl-L-alanine amidase, which translates to MRRAFLQLIAVLMLCAGQVSAQDLTALARVDPEESRIEDGWFGKTKVTIGLSQGVPFRVFMLKDPPRLVVDFREADWSGLRPGTLLPEEGRVTGVRFGAFRPGWSRLVADLAEPMIPSEIGMPVDPASGEARLQISLVKADEDQFAAAVGNRVDPGWTEALVRPPMPAPDGPKRFTVAIDPGHGGLDPGAERDEVAEKDLMLSFARGLADALRRGGVEVVMTRDDDVFVALETRVAIAHQARADVFLSLHADSLSQGGAKGATIYTLSKEASDAATAHLAARHNRADIIAGADLTGADDQVAGVLLDLARQETEPRSLSFAKTLAAGMAEAGGPMNRRPLRKAGFSVLKSADIPSVLVEIGFLSSDRDLKNLRDPVWRSVMVNAMADAILSWRDDDAARAPLVRQ; encoded by the coding sequence ATGAGACGGGCATTTCTTCAGTTAATCGCGGTACTGATGCTTTGTGCAGGCCAAGTGTCGGCACAGGACCTGACCGCTTTGGCCCGCGTCGATCCAGAAGAAAGCCGGATCGAAGATGGCTGGTTCGGCAAGACCAAGGTGACCATCGGGTTAAGCCAAGGTGTGCCGTTCCGCGTCTTTATGCTGAAAGACCCGCCGCGGCTGGTCGTAGATTTTCGCGAAGCAGACTGGTCTGGGTTACGCCCCGGGACGCTGTTGCCGGAAGAGGGCCGCGTGACAGGCGTACGGTTCGGTGCATTCCGTCCCGGCTGGTCGCGACTGGTGGCTGACCTTGCCGAACCCATGATCCCGTCCGAGATTGGCATGCCAGTGGACCCCGCAAGCGGTGAGGCGCGTCTTCAGATTTCTCTCGTAAAGGCAGATGAGGATCAGTTCGCCGCAGCGGTCGGCAACCGCGTTGATCCGGGTTGGACAGAAGCGCTGGTTCGGCCGCCCATGCCTGCACCCGATGGACCGAAGCGGTTTACTGTTGCGATTGATCCCGGGCATGGTGGTCTTGATCCCGGTGCAGAGCGCGACGAAGTCGCAGAAAAAGACCTCATGCTGAGCTTTGCGCGCGGGCTGGCAGACGCACTGCGGCGGGGCGGGGTCGAGGTTGTGATGACCCGTGACGATGATGTGTTCGTCGCACTTGAGACACGTGTGGCTATTGCCCATCAGGCGCGTGCGGATGTGTTTTTGTCCCTGCATGCCGATAGCCTGAGCCAGGGGGGGGCCAAGGGGGCGACGATATACACCCTGTCGAAAGAAGCCAGCGATGCCGCAACTGCGCATTTGGCGGCGCGTCACAATCGGGCCGACATTATTGCGGGGGCCGATCTGACCGGCGCGGACGACCAGGTGGCGGGCGTGCTTTTGGACCTTGCCCGACAGGAGACAGAGCCGCGTTCGCTCAGTTTTGCAAAGACACTGGCCGCGGGCATGGCCGAAGCAGGTGGCCCGATGAACCGCAGGCCGTTGCGCAAGGCCGGGTTCTCGGTGCTCAAATCGGCTGACATCCCATCCGTTCTGGTCGAAATCGGGTTTTTAAGCTCGGATCGTGATCTGAAAAACCTGCGGGATCCTGTTTGGCGGTCCGTGATGGTTAACGCCATGGCTGATGCGATTCTAAGTTGGCGCGATGATGACGCTGCCCGCGCCCCGCTTGTGCGCCAATAA
- a CDS encoding penicillin-binding protein 1A, with protein sequence MFRFVLSFLGGIFTTLTMSVGMVALTIGAIFWMYGRDLPSHESLASYTPPTISRIYSGQGRLIDEFAKERRLFAPADTIPPLVKQAFISAEDKNFYEHDGYDLRGIGAAAVDAVRTRGRDVRGASTITQQVMKNFLLSGDRRAERKIKEIILAARVEEALDKEKILELYMNEIFLGQNSYGVAAAAQTYFNKTLAELAPHEAAFLASLPKAPSDYHPVRRKERLLARRNFVLREMHENGYINDDVYETERAQPLRSVQNGDFESFKADLPPRDYFTDEIRRQLSENFGEGEFFTGGLTVRATIDNEMQPIAANALRRQLEQYDRGLGIWRGTGEKIDPAQLKDEESWRNALADLRVPRDIDLENQWYPAVVLSIGETDARIGIEGVDEDADGHFIPAKDVQWARKRLEDGKLGPKGRVAGDLLEVGDVVLVRRMTADADGSFIRWTLRQVPQVQGAFVAMDVDTGRVISMQGGFSYQDSVFNRATQAQRQPGSSFKPFVYASALDSGYSPATIVVDAPIEINTPQGVWRPKNSSNRFYGPTPLRTGIEQSRNLMTIRLAQEVGMDTVGSYAERFGVYDDLSPVLANALGSQETTLYQMVSAYAMFANGGERVQPTLVDRVQDRYGRTVYKHDDRICNDCQMASLDPGVAPRVISNRERVMDPVTAYQLTSMMRGVVERGTARKTVSLGVPTAGKTGTTNDAKDVWFVGFTSNIVAGCYIGYDQPKPMGRGATGGGMCGPVFQRFMREAVKKYGGGEFSVPKGCEFIKIDRFTGARLSSGASGPNVVSECFRMGEEPVFGITFDGGFAMGSDLPLVEEVNRVAKQVTTSTGKKAVVGPKASFGSLSSGGLY encoded by the coding sequence GTGTTCCGATTTGTTCTTTCTTTTCTGGGCGGTATCTTTACCACGCTGACGATGAGTGTCGGCATGGTCGCGCTGACCATTGGTGCGATCTTCTGGATGTATGGTCGCGATCTGCCGAGCCATGAAAGTTTGGCCAGTTATACCCCGCCCACGATCAGCAGGATTTATTCGGGGCAGGGCCGTTTGATTGATGAATTCGCCAAGGAACGCCGCCTGTTTGCGCCCGCCGATACGATCCCGCCGCTGGTTAAGCAGGCGTTCATCTCGGCTGAGGACAAGAACTTTTACGAGCACGACGGGTATGATCTGCGCGGTATCGGTGCCGCAGCGGTGGACGCGGTGCGCACACGCGGGCGCGACGTGCGCGGTGCCTCGACCATTACGCAGCAGGTAATGAAGAACTTCCTGCTTTCGGGCGACCGCCGCGCAGAACGTAAAATCAAAGAGATCATTCTCGCGGCCCGCGTTGAAGAGGCGCTGGATAAAGAGAAGATCCTCGAGCTTTACATGAACGAGATTTTCCTTGGCCAGAACTCTTATGGGGTGGCGGCCGCTGCGCAGACCTATTTCAACAAAACGCTAGCGGAACTTGCCCCGCATGAGGCGGCATTCCTTGCGTCCTTGCCCAAGGCTCCGTCAGACTACCACCCCGTGCGCCGCAAGGAGCGTTTGCTGGCCCGCCGGAACTTCGTTCTGCGCGAGATGCACGAGAACGGATATATCAACGATGACGTCTACGAGACGGAGAGGGCGCAGCCGTTGCGCTCCGTTCAGAATGGTGACTTCGAAAGCTTCAAAGCAGACCTGCCGCCCCGAGATTATTTTACCGATGAAATCCGTCGCCAACTCTCCGAGAACTTTGGTGAAGGCGAGTTCTTTACAGGCGGTCTGACTGTTCGCGCCACTATCGACAACGAGATGCAGCCCATTGCAGCCAATGCGCTACGCCGGCAGCTTGAGCAATATGATCGTGGCTTGGGAATCTGGCGCGGCACGGGTGAAAAGATCGATCCCGCCCAGTTGAAAGACGAAGAAAGCTGGCGCAATGCGCTGGCTGACTTGCGCGTTCCGCGTGACATTGATCTTGAAAACCAATGGTATCCGGCCGTTGTGCTGAGCATCGGTGAAACGGACGCGCGTATTGGGATCGAAGGGGTGGATGAAGACGCGGATGGCCACTTCATTCCGGCCAAGGATGTGCAGTGGGCCCGCAAGCGGCTTGAGGACGGCAAGCTTGGGCCGAAGGGCCGTGTCGCCGGTGACCTGCTTGAAGTGGGTGATGTGGTGCTGGTGCGGCGCATGACAGCGGACGCGGATGGCAGCTTTATTCGCTGGACACTGCGACAGGTGCCGCAGGTACAGGGTGCATTTGTTGCAATGGATGTGGACACGGGTCGTGTGATTTCCATGCAGGGCGGATTTTCCTATCAGGACTCAGTTTTCAACCGTGCCACCCAAGCGCAGCGTCAGCCCGGTTCCAGCTTTAAACCGTTTGTCTATGCCTCCGCCCTCGACAGCGGGTATTCGCCTGCAACAATTGTTGTAGATGCCCCGATTGAGATTAACACCCCTCAGGGTGTGTGGCGCCCCAAGAACTCCTCCAACCGGTTCTACGGCCCTACGCCATTGCGCACAGGTATCGAACAGTCCCGGAACCTTATGACGATCCGCCTCGCGCAGGAGGTCGGTATGGACACTGTAGGCAGCTATGCCGAACGCTTTGGTGTTTATGACGATCTGTCGCCGGTGCTGGCTAACGCACTGGGATCACAGGAAACCACCTTGTACCAAATGGTGAGCGCCTATGCGATGTTCGCCAATGGTGGCGAGCGTGTTCAGCCAACGCTGGTAGACCGCGTGCAGGACCGGTATGGCCGCACCGTTTACAAACACGACGACCGCATCTGCAACGACTGCCAGATGGCCAGCCTTGATCCAGGTGTCGCTCCGCGGGTGATTTCGAACCGCGAACGGGTCATGGATCCGGTCACTGCCTATCAGCTTACCTCCATGATGCGGGGCGTGGTCGAGCGCGGTACAGCACGCAAAACAGTAAGCCTTGGGGTGCCGACAGCCGGTAAGACAGGTACCACAAACGATGCCAAAGACGTTTGGTTTGTAGGCTTCACCAGCAATATCGTGGCGGGCTGTTACATCGGCTACGATCAGCCAAAGCCTATGGGACGCGGTGCGACCGGTGGCGGCATGTGTGGCCCTGTGTTCCAACGCTTCATGCGTGAAGCGGTCAAGAAATATGGCGGTGGAGAATTCAGCGTGCCAAAGGGGTGCGAGTTCATCAAGATTGACCGCTTCACCGGTGCGCGGCTCAGCAGTGGTGCGTCCGGCCCCAACGTGGTGTCCGAATGTTTCCGTATGGGCGAAGAGCCTGTCTTTGGCATCACTTTTGACGGTGGATTTGCCATGGGCTCCGATTTGCCGCTGGTCGAAGAAGTAAACCGTGTGGCCAAGCAGGTCACGACATCCACTGGGAAAAAAGCGGTTGTCGGTCCAAAGGCAAGCTTTGGTTCGCTGTCTTCGGGGGGTTTGTACTAA